The Streptomyces sp. CC0208 genome window below encodes:
- a CDS encoding L-serine ammonia-lyase, with protein MAISVFDLFSIGIGPSSSHTVGPMRAARMFARRLRNEDLLPAVASVRCELYGSLGATGHGHGTPKAVLLGLEGASPRTVDVENADDRVAEIKAAGVLKLLGEREIPFSFDDDLVLHRRKALPYHANGMTVWAYDASGAELLSKTYYSVGGGFVVDEDAVGEDRIKLDDTVLKHPFRTGDELLRLTKETGLSISSLMLENERAWRTEDEIRAGLLEIWRVMQDCVSRGMSQEGILPGGLRVRRRAAMTARQLRAEGDALAHSMEWITLYAMAVNEENAAGGRVVTAPTNGAAGIIPAVLHYYMNFVPGADEDGVVRFLLAAGAIGMLFKENASISGAEVGCQGEVGSACSMAAGALAEVLGGSPEQVENAAEIGMEHNLGLTCDPVGGLVQIPCIERNGMAAVKAVTAAKMALRGDGSHMVSLDKVIKTMKDTGADMSVKYKETARGGLAVNIIEC; from the coding sequence GTGGCCATCTCGGTCTTCGACCTGTTCTCGATCGGCATCGGCCCGTCGAGCTCCCACACGGTCGGCCCGATGCGCGCGGCCCGCATGTTCGCCCGCCGCCTGCGCAACGAGGACCTGCTGCCGGCCGTCGCCTCGGTCCGCTGCGAGCTCTACGGCTCTCTGGGCGCGACCGGCCACGGCCACGGCACCCCGAAGGCGGTGCTGCTCGGCCTGGAGGGGGCGTCCCCGCGCACGGTGGACGTGGAGAACGCGGACGACCGGGTCGCGGAGATCAAGGCCGCGGGCGTCCTGAAGCTGCTCGGCGAGCGGGAGATCCCGTTCTCCTTCGACGACGACCTGGTCCTGCACCGCCGCAAGGCACTCCCGTACCACGCGAACGGCATGACGGTGTGGGCGTACGACGCCTCGGGCGCGGAACTGCTGTCCAAGACGTACTACTCGGTCGGCGGCGGCTTCGTCGTGGACGAGGACGCGGTCGGCGAGGACCGCATCAAGCTGGACGACACGGTGTTGAAGCACCCCTTCCGCACGGGTGACGAGCTGCTGCGCCTGACCAAGGAGACCGGCCTGTCGATCTCCTCCCTGATGCTGGAGAACGAGCGCGCCTGGCGCACCGAGGACGAGATCCGGGCCGGGCTGCTGGAGATCTGGCGCGTGATGCAGGACTGCGTATCCCGGGGCATGTCCCAGGAGGGCATCCTGCCGGGCGGTCTGCGGGTGCGCCGCCGCGCCGCCATGACGGCCCGTCAACTGCGGGCGGAGGGCGACGCGTTGGCCCACTCCATGGAGTGGATCACGCTGTACGCGATGGCGGTCAACGAGGAGAACGCGGCCGGCGGCCGGGTGGTGACGGCCCCGACGAACGGCGCGGCCGGGATCATTCCCGCGGTCCTGCACTACTACATGAACTTCGTTCCCGGCGCGGACGAGGACGGCGTGGTCCGCTTTCTCCTCGCCGCGGGCGCCATCGGCATGCTCTTCAAGGAGAACGCCTCCATCTCCGGCGCCGAGGTCGGCTGCCAAGGCGAGGTCGGCTCCGCCTGCTCGATGGCCGCGGGCGCCCTCGCCGAGGTCCTCGGCGGCTCCCCCGAACAGGTCGAGAACGCCGCCGAGATCGGCATGGAGCACAACCTGGGCCTGACCTGCGACCCGGTCGGCGGACTGGTCCAGATCCCCTGTATCGAGCGCAACGGCATGGCCGCGGTGAAGGCGGTCACGGCGGCGAAGATGGCGCTGCGCGGGGACGGCTCGCACATGGTGTCCCTGGACAAGGTCATCAAGACGATGAAGGACACCGGGGCGGACATGAGCGTGAAGTACAAGGAGACGGCTCGGGGCGGGCTGGCTGTGAACATCATCGAGTGCTGA
- a CDS encoding glycoside hydrolase family 25 protein yields the protein MLRGIDVSAYQSSAFSTEGLSFVFIKATEGRSYTNPKLSAQTKHARDAGLVVGFYHFLWPGNLTAQAEYFVKHAPEKGGDILAVDWETTGDGTHASNAEKDSFIRKVRQLRPNNRVVLYTNRHYWLNVDTTSYAGDGLWIADYVTAGKPRIKAKWRFHQYTDDPVDKNVADFASKAALREWAADA from the coding sequence ATGCTCCGCGGCATCGATGTCAGCGCCTACCAGTCCTCCGCCTTCAGCACCGAAGGGCTCTCCTTCGTCTTCATCAAGGCGACGGAGGGCCGCTCCTACACCAACCCGAAGCTCTCGGCGCAGACCAAGCACGCCCGTGACGCCGGGCTGGTCGTCGGCTTCTACCACTTCCTGTGGCCCGGCAACCTCACCGCGCAGGCCGAGTACTTCGTCAAACACGCCCCCGAGAAGGGCGGCGACATCCTCGCGGTCGACTGGGAGACCACGGGCGACGGCACGCACGCGAGCAACGCGGAGAAGGACTCCTTCATCCGCAAGGTGCGCCAGCTCCGCCCGAACAACCGGGTCGTCCTCTACACGAACCGGCACTACTGGCTGAACGTCGACACCACGTCGTACGCCGGCGACGGGCTCTGGATCGCCGACTACGTCACCGCCGGCAAGCCCCGCATCAAGGCGAAGTGGCGCTTCCACCAGTACACCGACGACCCGGTGGACAAGAACGTCGCCGACTTCGCGAGCAAGGCGGCCCTGCGCGAGTGGGCGGCCGACGCCTGA
- a CDS encoding MOSC domain-containing protein, with amino-acid sequence MGGKITAVSSNGTYSFTKPNRESITLLAGFGVEGDVHGGATVKHRFRMKKDPSQPNLRQVHLMHEELFDEVRRAGFEVAAGELGENVTTRGIDLLALPRGTRLRLGETAVVEVTGLRNPCAQIDRFQKGLMKQVVGRSEDGRALFKSGIMAVVLAGGVVRAGDAVAVELPEGPHLALEIV; translated from the coding sequence ATGGGCGGGAAGATCACTGCGGTCAGCAGCAACGGGACGTACTCCTTCACCAAGCCGAACCGGGAGAGCATCACCCTGCTCGCCGGATTCGGGGTGGAGGGGGATGTTCATGGCGGGGCCACGGTGAAGCACCGTTTCCGGATGAAGAAGGACCCCTCGCAGCCGAACCTCCGGCAGGTGCACCTCATGCACGAGGAACTGTTCGACGAGGTACGGCGGGCCGGGTTCGAGGTGGCCGCGGGAGAGCTCGGCGAGAACGTCACCACGCGGGGGATCGACCTGCTCGCGCTGCCCCGCGGTACGCGGCTGCGGCTCGGCGAGACGGCCGTCGTCGAGGTGACCGGGCTGCGGAACCCGTGCGCGCAGATCGACCGGTTCCAGAAGGGGCTGATGAAGCAGGTCGTGGGCCGGAGTGAGGACGGCCGGGCGCTGTTCAAGTCCGGGATCATGGCGGTCGTGCTCGCAGGCGGCGTGGTGCGGGCCGGGGATGCCGTGGCAGTCGAGCTGCCCGAGGGCCCGCACCTGGCCCTGGAGATCGTCTAG
- a CDS encoding EF-hand domain-containing protein, protein MAHIDIEEARKQFERIDADGDGTITAAEFKSALAQGGDWNVTESVAEAIIKSRDLNGDKLLSFDEFWAYLNK, encoded by the coding sequence GTGGCGCACATCGACATCGAGGAAGCACGCAAGCAGTTCGAGCGGATCGATGCGGACGGTGACGGCACCATCACCGCCGCCGAATTCAAGTCCGCCTTGGCCCAGGGCGGCGACTGGAACGTGACCGAGTCGGTCGCCGAGGCGATCATCAAGAGCCGCGACCTCAACGGCGACAAGCTCCTGTCGTTCGACGAGTTCTGGGCCTACCTGAACAAGTAG
- a CDS encoding GNAT family N-acetyltransferase, translating to METLRDILDAAARGVFPPADGGTTVVPQACHRDAGVLSFTAHSVVFTDEDPEWVHATLRGLDCDALAATLNPRFLTAFLDRTGRRSETVDAMLVGDPLPGGPPLALREIEDAHHPRIAYARRRRDDIRAWTAEGGVLVTGRGVGGRLEVSVEVDADVRHRGLGRALVTAARHLVAEPLWAQVSPGNARSMRAFQAAGYRPVGAEAVLLAPAPRGVDGSAEDAGVTE from the coding sequence ATGGAGACCTTGCGGGACATTCTCGACGCGGCGGCCCGCGGGGTGTTCCCGCCCGCGGACGGCGGCACGACGGTCGTACCGCAGGCGTGTCACCGGGACGCGGGCGTGCTGTCCTTCACGGCGCACTCGGTCGTGTTCACCGACGAGGACCCGGAGTGGGTCCACGCCACCCTGCGCGGCCTGGACTGCGACGCGCTGGCCGCGACCCTGAACCCGCGGTTCCTGACCGCCTTCCTGGACCGGACCGGGCGCAGGTCGGAGACCGTCGACGCGATGCTGGTCGGCGACCCGCTGCCGGGCGGACCGCCGCTCGCGCTGCGGGAGATCGAGGACGCACACCATCCCCGCATCGCGTACGCCCGCAGGCGGCGCGACGACATTCGCGCCTGGACGGCGGAGGGCGGGGTGCTGGTGACGGGGCGGGGCGTCGGCGGCCGGCTGGAGGTCTCGGTCGAGGTGGACGCGGACGTACGGCACCGGGGGCTGGGGCGGGCGCTGGTGACCGCGGCCAGGCATCTGGTCGCGGAGCCGCTGTGGGCCCAGGTCTCGCCGGGGAACGCCCGCAGCATGCGGGCGTTCCAGGCGGCCGGTTACCGTCCGGTGGGCGCGGAGGCGGTGCTGCTGGCCCCGGCCCCACGGGGCGTCGACGGCTCAGCGGAAGATGCCGGTGTGACCGAGTGA
- a CDS encoding polysaccharide deacetylase family protein produces the protein MGRVTATERRAVLLAGAGLALAAGCATRNAVAHPVPASSRAPAPPALPAQLTHGPRDRPRVALTFHGGGDPATARALLTEAEKHGARVTVLAVGTWLDAHPDLARRIRDGSHDLGNHTLRHLDINAMSEAEARAEIAGCAERLKRLTGSVGSWFRPSRSPTASPLVTRLAQEAGYPHVLSYDVDSLDFTSPGAAAVARKVLAEIREGSVVSLHFGYDDTVAALPVVLEELDRRGLAAVTTTELFS, from the coding sequence ATGGGGCGGGTGACCGCTACCGAACGTCGAGCCGTGCTTCTCGCCGGCGCCGGGCTGGCGTTGGCCGCCGGATGTGCGACCAGGAATGCCGTCGCCCATCCCGTGCCCGCCTCCAGCAGGGCCCCGGCCCCGCCCGCCCTGCCCGCCCAGCTCACCCACGGTCCCCGGGACCGTCCCCGGGTCGCCCTCACCTTCCACGGCGGCGGCGATCCGGCCACCGCCCGCGCCCTGCTCACCGAGGCCGAGAAGCACGGGGCGCGCGTCACCGTGCTGGCCGTCGGGACCTGGCTCGACGCGCACCCCGACCTCGCTCGCCGGATCCGCGACGGCAGCCACGACCTCGGCAACCACACCCTCCGCCACCTCGACATCAACGCGATGTCCGAGGCGGAGGCCAGAGCGGAGATCGCCGGGTGCGCGGAGCGCCTGAAGCGGCTCACCGGGTCGGTGGGGAGCTGGTTCCGCCCCTCCCGTTCGCCCACCGCCTCCCCGCTCGTCACGCGGCTGGCCCAGGAGGCCGGCTACCCCCATGTCCTCTCCTACGACGTCGACTCCCTCGACTTCACCTCGCCCGGCGCCGCCGCCGTCGCCCGCAAGGTCCTCGCCGAGATCCGCGAAGGATCCGTGGTGAGCCTGCACTTCGGGTACGACGACACGGTCGCCGCCCTCCCCGTCGTACTGGAAGAACTCGACCGGCGCGGCCTGGCCGCGGTGACCACCACGGAGTTGTTCAGCTGA
- a CDS encoding ATP-binding protein, with translation MPVAYADEPLRNGAFRGAYSSGTAPEDAAGGHDGGMAGLEGFEQPRGDNRLTAARWSPAVEDEHALKALELFGNPTEAEVPLPSRPESAATARRLTQVIVLRHWGLTPKMTEDAVLLVSELVGNAVRHTGARVFGLRMRRRRGWIRIEVRDPSRGLPCLLPVQETDVSGRGLFLVDKLSDRWGVDLLPRGKTTWFEMRVADR, from the coding sequence GTGCCTGTGGCATATGCCGATGAGCCTCTTCGGAACGGCGCATTCCGGGGGGCGTATTCGTCAGGAACGGCCCCGGAGGACGCTGCGGGCGGCCATGATGGGGGCATGGCGGGGCTGGAGGGTTTCGAACAGCCGCGGGGAGACAACCGTCTGACGGCGGCGCGCTGGTCTCCGGCGGTCGAGGACGAGCACGCACTGAAGGCGCTCGAACTGTTCGGAAACCCCACCGAGGCAGAGGTCCCGCTGCCCTCCCGCCCGGAGTCCGCGGCGACCGCGCGGCGCTTGACCCAGGTGATCGTTCTTCGGCACTGGGGGCTCACCCCGAAGATGACCGAGGACGCGGTCCTCCTCGTGTCCGAACTCGTCGGCAACGCGGTGCGGCACACGGGGGCACGGGTGTTCGGCCTGCGGATGCGGCGTCGGCGGGGGTGGATCCGCATAGAGGTCCGTGACCCCTCGCGCGGACTGCCCTGCCTGCTGCCGGTGCAGGAGACGGATGTCAGCGGGCGGGGACTGTTCCTCGTGGACAAGCTGTCCGACCGCTGGGGCGTCGACCTGCTGCCTCGCGGCAAGACGACGTGGTTCGAGATGCGGGTGGCCGACAGGTAG
- a CDS encoding enoyl-CoA hydratase-related protein, producing the protein MTVNLEVAEGVGTIRLDRPPMNALDVATQDRLKELAEEATRREDVRAVIVYGGEKVFAAGADIKEMQAMDHTAMVLRARALQDSFTAVARIPKPVVAAVTGYALGGGCELALCADFRIAAENAKLGQPEILLGLIPGAGGTQRLARLVGPSRAKDLIFTGRMVKADEALALGLVDRVVPAGEVYAEAHAWAAKLAQGPAIALRAAKESIDTGLETDIETGLAVERNWFAGLFATEDRERGMKSFVEEGPGKAKFL; encoded by the coding sequence ATGACCGTGAATCTCGAAGTCGCCGAAGGCGTCGGCACCATCCGTCTGGACCGCCCGCCCATGAACGCGCTGGACGTGGCCACCCAGGACCGGCTGAAGGAGCTCGCCGAGGAGGCGACCCGGCGCGAGGACGTGCGCGCCGTGATCGTGTACGGCGGGGAGAAGGTGTTCGCGGCCGGCGCGGACATCAAGGAGATGCAGGCCATGGACCACACCGCGATGGTCCTGCGCGCCCGCGCCCTCCAGGACTCGTTCACGGCCGTGGCCCGCATCCCCAAGCCGGTCGTCGCGGCCGTCACCGGATACGCCCTGGGCGGCGGCTGCGAGCTCGCGCTGTGCGCGGACTTCCGGATCGCCGCGGAGAACGCCAAGCTGGGGCAGCCCGAGATCCTGCTCGGTCTGATCCCCGGCGCGGGCGGCACCCAGCGCCTGGCCCGGCTGGTCGGCCCGTCCAGGGCGAAGGACCTGATCTTCACGGGCCGTATGGTCAAGGCCGACGAGGCGCTGGCGCTCGGCCTCGTGGACCGGGTCGTACCCGCCGGCGAGGTGTACGCCGAGGCGCACGCCTGGGCGGCGAAGCTCGCACAGGGCCCGGCGATCGCGCTGCGCGCCGCCAAGGAGTCGATCGACACGGGTCTTGAGACCGACATCGAGACGGGCCTCGCGGTGGAACGGAACTGGTTCGCAGGCCTGTTCGCCACCGAGGACCGCGAGCGGGGCATGAAGAGCTTCGTCGAGGAGGGCCCCGGCAAGGCGAAATTCCTCTGA
- a CDS encoding Ig-like domain-containing protein translates to MLALILGVLLLAVTACGGGNSGSGDAKAEKGDSSATETKQSEAVVSISPKDGAKSVDTSGALKVGATKGKLTEVRVKDAKGTAIAGKIAADGASWTPSTHLASGTKYLVHAVAKDAEGRTAAEDSSFTTLTPKNTFIGTFTPEDGSTVGVGMPFSIRFTRGITSPEDVEKAITIKTSPAVDVQGHWFGNDRLDFRPERYWKEGTKVTVDLDLNGVEGRDGVYGKQDKTVSFTIGRNQVSVVDSKKHTMKITQDGRTIKTLKVTTGKPGYDTWNGQMVISEKLAVTRMNGETVGYGGEYDIKDVPHASRLTDSGTFLHGNYWGGDAFGNYNASHGCVGLRDVKGGYDSGVPAAWFFNHSMIGDVVVVKNSDDATVAPDNGLNGWNMSWEKWKA, encoded by the coding sequence CTGCTGGCGTTGATACTCGGAGTTCTGCTGCTGGCCGTCACCGCCTGCGGCGGGGGGAATTCCGGTTCCGGTGACGCCAAGGCGGAGAAGGGCGACTCGTCCGCCACCGAGACCAAGCAGTCCGAGGCGGTCGTCTCCATCAGCCCGAAGGACGGGGCGAAGTCCGTCGACACCAGCGGTGCCCTCAAGGTCGGCGCGACCAAGGGCAAGTTGACCGAGGTCCGGGTCAAGGACGCCAAGGGCACCGCGATAGCCGGGAAGATAGCCGCGGACGGCGCCTCCTGGACGCCGTCCACCCACCTCGCCTCCGGCACCAAGTACTTGGTGCACGCGGTCGCGAAGGACGCCGAGGGCCGCACGGCCGCCGAGGACTCCAGCTTCACCACCCTGACCCCGAAGAACACCTTCATCGGTACCTTCACGCCCGAGGACGGCTCGACGGTCGGCGTCGGAATGCCGTTCTCCATCCGCTTCACCCGGGGCATCACCAGCCCCGAGGACGTCGAGAAGGCCATCACGATCAAGACCTCGCCCGCCGTCGACGTCCAGGGCCACTGGTTCGGCAACGACCGCCTGGACTTCCGTCCCGAGCGGTACTGGAAGGAAGGCACCAAGGTCACCGTCGACCTCGACCTGAACGGGGTCGAGGGCCGCGACGGCGTCTACGGCAAGCAGGACAAGACCGTCTCCTTCACCATCGGCCGCAACCAGGTCTCCGTCGTGGACTCCAAGAAGCACACGATGAAGATCACCCAGGACGGCAGGACCATCAAGACCCTCAAGGTCACCACCGGCAAGCCCGGTTACGACACCTGGAACGGCCAGATGGTCATCAGCGAGAAGCTCGCGGTGACCCGGATGAACGGCGAAACGGTCGGCTACGGCGGCGAGTACGACATCAAGGACGTCCCGCACGCCTCCCGCCTCACCGACTCCGGCACCTTCCTCCACGGCAACTACTGGGGCGGCGACGCCTTCGGCAACTACAACGCCAGCCACGGCTGCGTGGGCCTGCGCGACGTCAAGGGCGGTTACGACAGCGGGGTACCGGCCGCCTGGTTCTTCAACCACTCGATGATCGGCGACGTGGTCGTCGTCAAGAACTCCGACGACGCGACGGTCGCACCGGACAACGGCCTCAACGGCTGGAACATGTCGTGGGAGAAGTGGAAGGCGTAG
- a CDS encoding Ig-like domain-containing protein, which yields MTWAGLLAGAAGCTADGGGGIEGVGGFGKPPAPEDVIRVAPDDGTKGVPPEEKLRVRVPGGRLESVTVVKSQDAQDFPVPGHISADGLRWEPDEAQLALAAKYTVDAVALDAHGRRSARHTTFTTYVPEERFIGYVSPENRSTVGTGMIVSLEFNREIEDRAAVERAVHVTAKPPVEIRPHWFGKGRLDFRPEHYWTPGTRVTVALRLRDVEGAPGVYGLQYRTFSFTVGRSQVSLVDAAAHTMQVRRDGALLATVPITAGAPKTTTYNGKMVVTEMLEVTRMNSRTVGFGGEYDIPDVPHALRLTDSGTFLHGNYWSPTAPGRVNVSHGCVGLRDVKGGSSDTPAGWFFDRSLVGDVVEVVHSDDKKVAPDNGLGGWNMGWKEWKAGSAVK from the coding sequence ATGACATGGGCAGGACTGCTGGCCGGAGCCGCCGGCTGCACGGCGGACGGGGGTGGCGGGATCGAGGGCGTCGGCGGGTTCGGGAAGCCTCCCGCGCCCGAGGACGTCATCCGGGTCGCCCCCGACGACGGGACCAAGGGCGTGCCGCCCGAGGAGAAGCTCCGGGTCCGGGTGCCTGGCGGGCGTCTGGAGTCGGTCACCGTCGTCAAGTCCCAGGACGCGCAGGACTTCCCGGTGCCCGGGCACATCTCCGCCGACGGCCTGCGCTGGGAACCCGACGAGGCACAGCTGGCGCTGGCCGCCAAGTACACGGTCGACGCGGTCGCGCTCGACGCCCACGGCCGCCGCTCGGCCCGGCACACCACCTTCACCACCTACGTCCCCGAGGAGCGCTTCATCGGGTATGTCAGCCCCGAGAACCGCTCCACCGTCGGCACCGGAATGATCGTCTCCCTGGAGTTCAACCGGGAGATCGAGGACCGCGCCGCCGTCGAACGCGCCGTACACGTCACCGCGAAGCCGCCCGTCGAGATCCGTCCGCACTGGTTCGGCAAGGGCCGCCTCGACTTCCGTCCCGAGCACTACTGGACACCGGGCACCCGGGTGACCGTCGCGCTCCGACTCCGCGATGTGGAGGGCGCGCCCGGCGTCTACGGCCTCCAGTACCGGACCTTCTCCTTCACCGTCGGCCGCAGCCAGGTCTCCCTCGTCGACGCGGCCGCCCACACCATGCAGGTCAGACGGGACGGCGCGCTGCTCGCCACCGTGCCGATCACCGCCGGCGCGCCGAAGACGACCACCTACAACGGCAAGATGGTCGTCACCGAGATGCTCGAAGTGACCCGCATGAACAGCCGCACGGTCGGCTTCGGCGGCGAGTACGACATCCCGGACGTCCCGCACGCCCTGCGGCTGACCGACTCCGGCACCTTCCTGCACGGCAACTACTGGTCGCCCACCGCCCCCGGACGGGTCAATGTCAGCCACGGCTGTGTGGGCCTCAGGGATGTGAAGGGCGGCAGCTCGGACACGCCCGCGGGCTGGTTCTTCGACCGCAGCCTCGTCGGGGACGTCGTCGAGGTCGTCCACAGCGATGACAAAAAGGTCGCTCCCGACAATGGCCTCGGTGGCTGGAATATGGGTTGGAAGGAGTGGAAGGCGGGCAGCGCGGTGAAGTAG
- the glgX gene encoding glycogen debranching protein GlgX — protein MSSAAEQEAVTEAAEERPAALVNGERRAVPAVPVWPGAPTPLGARFRVGPDGVAGTNFALWAGGAEAVELCLFDAHGKETRARLTELTHEIWHGFVPGVMPGQRYGFRVHGRWDPWTGGRWNPAKLLLDPYARAVDGDFSLPPEVYGHVRDWPEQQVADTVRDDRDSAPYVPKGVVVHDDATDDEWMEDRRPKTPWADSVIYEVHVRGFTALHPGIPEELRGTYAGLAHPAAIEHLVKLGVTAVELLPVHQFAHEDHLLRRGLKNYWGYNSIGYFAPHAAYAASGTTGQQVGEFKRMVRALHAAGIEVILDVVYNHTAEAGELGPTLSLKGIDNRGYYRLQSDARRYADYTGCGNTLHVVQPHVLRLITDSLRYWVTEMGVDGFRFDLAAALARSMHDVDMLSPFLAVIAQDPVLRRVKLIAEPWDVGSGGYQVGAFPPLWTEWNDRYRNAVRDFWRGALPDVRDLGYRLSGSSDLYAWGGRRPYASVNFITAHDGFTLRDLVSYERKHNEANGEGNRDGTDDNRAWNCGTEGETDDERVRALRRRQLRNLLTTLLLSTGVPMLVAGDELGRTQRGNNNAYCQDNEISWVDWGLLEDPGWKALFDLTARLIDLRHRHPVLRRRAFFSGRAHSADGLRDLAWFTARGTEMTERDWYAPAASLGMYLSGRDIPGRDERGAPIVDDSFLAVLHAGDRPASFLLPGPPWAERYEVVVDTSREEQGEAPGVVHRAGASITVPARAVLLLRVAG, from the coding sequence GTGTCCAGCGCAGCCGAGCAGGAGGCGGTGACGGAAGCCGCCGAGGAGCGCCCCGCCGCGCTGGTGAACGGCGAGCGGCGGGCGGTACCGGCCGTGCCGGTGTGGCCCGGTGCGCCGACGCCCTTGGGCGCCCGGTTCCGGGTCGGCCCGGACGGAGTGGCGGGGACCAACTTCGCCCTGTGGGCGGGCGGTGCCGAAGCGGTCGAGCTGTGTCTGTTCGACGCGCACGGCAAGGAGACCCGGGCCCGGCTCACCGAGCTCACGCACGAGATCTGGCACGGCTTCGTGCCCGGCGTCATGCCCGGTCAGCGCTACGGCTTCCGGGTGCACGGCCGCTGGGACCCGTGGACCGGCGGCCGCTGGAACCCGGCGAAGCTCCTCCTGGACCCGTACGCCCGCGCGGTCGACGGCGACTTCAGCCTGCCGCCAGAGGTGTACGGCCATGTCCGCGACTGGCCCGAGCAGCAGGTCGCGGACACCGTACGGGACGACCGCGACTCGGCGCCGTACGTCCCGAAGGGCGTGGTCGTCCACGATGACGCCACCGACGACGAATGGATGGAGGACCGGAGGCCGAAGACGCCGTGGGCGGACTCGGTGATCTACGAGGTCCATGTGCGGGGGTTCACCGCGCTGCACCCCGGCATCCCCGAGGAACTGCGCGGGACGTACGCCGGGCTGGCGCACCCCGCCGCGATCGAGCACCTCGTGAAGCTGGGGGTCACGGCCGTGGAGCTGCTCCCCGTCCACCAGTTCGCGCACGAGGACCATCTGCTGCGGCGCGGTCTCAAGAACTACTGGGGCTACAACTCCATCGGCTACTTCGCGCCGCACGCGGCCTACGCCGCCTCCGGTACGACGGGCCAGCAGGTCGGCGAGTTCAAGCGCATGGTGCGCGCGCTGCACGCCGCGGGGATCGAGGTCATCCTCGACGTGGTCTACAACCACACGGCGGAGGCGGGCGAGCTGGGCCCCACGCTGTCGCTCAAGGGCATCGACAACCGCGGGTACTACCGGTTGCAGTCCGACGCCCGGCGCTACGCGGACTACACGGGCTGCGGCAACACCCTGCACGTGGTCCAGCCGCATGTCCTGCGGCTGATCACCGACTCCCTGCGCTACTGGGTGACGGAGATGGGTGTGGACGGCTTCCGCTTCGACCTGGCCGCGGCGCTGGCCCGTTCCATGCACGACGTCGACATGCTGTCCCCGTTCCTCGCGGTCATCGCCCAGGACCCGGTGCTCAGGCGCGTGAAGCTGATCGCCGAGCCCTGGGACGTGGGCTCCGGGGGCTATCAGGTGGGCGCCTTCCCGCCCCTGTGGACGGAGTGGAACGACCGCTACCGCAACGCCGTGCGCGACTTCTGGCGGGGCGCGCTCCCGGACGTGCGGGACCTCGGCTACCGGCTGTCCGGCTCCAGCGACCTGTACGCGTGGGGCGGGCGGCGCCCGTACGCCTCGGTCAACTTCATCACCGCGCACGACGGTTTCACCCTGCGGGACCTGGTGTCGTACGAGAGGAAGCACAACGAGGCGAACGGCGAGGGCAACCGGGACGGCACGGACGACAACCGGGCCTGGAACTGCGGGACGGAGGGGGAGACGGACGACGAGCGGGTACGGGCGCTCAGGCGGCGGCAGTTGCGGAACCTGCTCACCACACTGCTGCTGTCGACGGGCGTGCCGATGCTGGTCGCGGGCGACGAACTGGGCCGTACCCAGCGCGGCAACAACAACGCCTACTGCCAGGACAACGAGATCAGCTGGGTGGACTGGGGACTGCTGGAGGACCCCGGCTGGAAGGCCCTGTTCGACCTCACCGCCCGTCTGATCGACCTGCGCCACCGGCATCCGGTGCTCAGGCGCCGGGCGTTCTTCTCGGGGCGGGCGCACTCGGCGGACGGGCTGCGGGACCTGGCCTGGTTCACGGCCCGCGGCACGGAGATGACCGAACGGGACTGGTACGCGCCGGCGGCCTCGCTCGGCATGTACCTGTCGGGGCGGGACATCCCCGGCCGGGACGAACGCGGCGCGCCGATCGTCGACGACAGCTTCCTCGCCGTCCTGCACGCCGGGGACCGCCCGGCGAGCTTCCTGCTGCCGGGGCCGCCGTGGGCGGAGCGCTACGAGGTGGTCGTCGACACGTCGAGGGAGGAGCAGGGCGAGGCGCCGGGGGTGGTACACCGGGCCGGGGCGTCGATCACGGTGCCGGCGCGGGCGGTGCTGCTGCTGCGGGTGGCGGGGTGA